A window of Punica granatum isolate Tunisia-2019 chromosome 8, ASM765513v2, whole genome shotgun sequence genomic DNA:
ATCCGATTCTCAAGCAGCAAGATACAATCACTTGCCTCAAAACCATATTCCAGGACTTGAGTCCATGTAAAGGAAACATTTTCATTGTCAAAACGATGGAGGAGGTGGCCGAGGAGGAGTTGGAGAACCCCAGAACACCTCATGAGGAATTTGCCCATTAGGAACCAAATTGGGATGCAAATTGTAGATAGGCATGGACCCATGCTCgccccctcctcctcttcctaaACCTTGATGGTGTGACCCGGAAGTCCCATTATTACCGGAATTCGGTTCCAAGCGCATTCCTTCCCCAGCCTCGGCTTCCTCATCCTCAAGGGGAAGCCTCTCATACGTTGCATTCCCAAATGTGGCTGCCACCACCATGACAGGCCCCGATGCTGCAAGCGGTCCCACTGCTGTGCCACCAACGACTTGCCCCTGCCCGCCTGCCAAGTAGACGGTCAGCCCAGTCGCCCCGGGCGGGGAAGGGGCTGGTAAGAACGCCCCAGTGAGGGACAGAATCTCaaacctcccttggagggtcACCACCCCGCCAGGGGCAGCAGGTTGCCGGAGGGTCACGTCAGCCACTACACCACTACCACTTAGGACGGAAACCCCACAGTGACGCCGCCTAGCAAAGGTGGATATGCTCTCAACAATATCAGTCCCGCTGCTGATCTCCAGTATATGGCTCCTCAATGAGTTGGGGCTCTCCTTGGTGACCACGATCGGGGGCTTCGGCTTGTTCTTTGACCCCGGGGGGCGGCCCCGAGGCCGGCGACCACTGCTCCCACCACCTCCACTGCCGCCACATCCCCCACTCCCAGGAGTCTCCTCAAGGTTGTCCCGATCAGCGCTATCACGTGGCTCCTGATCAAGCCGGTCCTCCTCATGGTTCCGAAAGCTCCCACTGCTATTGGAGTTAGGGTTATTGCTATTATTGCTAGGGCTGCTGGGGTTGTTCGCGAACTCTGGCTCCTTCAAGTGGAAAGTATTCCCCGCCCACCATCGATTCGCCATATCAATCTCAATACAATTAAAACTAATAATTTCTTAGCTCCTGTTTTAGCTCGATATAGACCAAACAAGTCCCTTCCCTTCTACTTAGTTCCTTCCGACCTCGCCGTGCTTATCGGTTATCGCCGATGAAGATGGAATCCAAGACCTTATCTCCTCAAAACATGAAACATAGTGAGACTGAGACATACGGCAGCTTCTTGGATCTTTGTCAAATGTAGAAAAGCCCTAAAATGTTATCCGCCACAGAGACAGGGTTAGATGATGAAAGGGAGAGGGAAATCATGGTCGGATCAGATCTGACACAGGGAAGGCATAATTGTTCTTCACAGAGAGAGAACAACAACACAAAAATCCAAATGAGTGCATGACGAATGATGAAATGGGTTTCCTTATACTACTCCTTCCTTCCCCTTATGGTTCTGAGACTGACAATAAGGCAAAGCACTGGGAAGCCCTTCAAGGATGGGTTAATTGGATGAAGTACGGCTAGCTTAGTACTTACTTGCTGACCTAACAAGAAAGGAACGCAGActgaaaaacaagaaaagatCAGAGAGAGACccagagagaaagagagaggaagaaaccTTTGAATCAGTGCTGATGGCCTGAAAGCTGAATGAGTAGTAGTAGTTAAGTAGTATACTGATTAAAGGGAAGGAGGGAAGAAGGAGaaacagaagaagaagaagaagaagaagaagaaggaaatgaAGAGAGGCTTGGTCAGAAGAGACTGAAGGGAAGGGGGGGCGCTAAGCTAAGCAAGTACAAAGAGAAGACAGAGCCTGGAGCTGGGGGCGGGGAGAAGGGGGACAGTGGGTTCGTACGCCAAATAAAGGTGGACCAGACCCTAGCAGCTCTCTCCTCATTTCAAGATAaagattctttttattttattttattgcttttattaatttttttcctaatttccTCGAgtaccatttttatttattttttgtttgtttatattaatatgtattgatgattgatgatttctaaattaataattgtttaATAGTATattgtatgtgtgtgtgtgtgatgtTTGAATTTGTTGCAGAGGTGGCAGGTTTTGTTTTGTCCCTCGGGGTGGGTGTGATTTAGTGCTGTACAAGTTTCAAACTCTCGGTCCCCTCAGAAAGTGGACGCCCCCGTGAGCTCctctaaataataataataatcaattcATTTCATTGTTTTGATTGCCCTATTCAACAACGGACGCAGGATTTGATTTTAGGCCCTAGTGAAAGCGAGGTCAAGTTAGACGGATGAATATAAGCTTGCATTTAGTTTTTGACTTGAATAATGAATTTATAATGACCAAATTCAGTTTGATTTTGTACAATAATTATGGAAGTTCGTAAgactaatacaataaaatagaaatcataaCAGTTAATAAAATGGTGCGACTAGTACCACTAGATATCGAACATGAAACCTCTTGATTAACATGCAAGAATTGCTTCACCGCGCTACACCATCTTTTTAAATCACAATTTGAACCATTCTTCCCTTTTAATCTCTTCTCTTCCATTAATCATAGAATGCAAAAGATTGCTAACATTTATGTCTAATAATAATGTGTCAACCGGCTAGAATGAACATATCCACACATGCATGGCCATCCCAAGAACAAACTAGCACATTCtagccaaaaaagaaaaaaagaacaaactaccattttttttcctagaaCAAACTTTCGGTAGGAAAGAGTTTCCTCTCTTCTACATTTCCTACCTTCTATAATTTCTTGAGTTCGGTCCCCGGTTTGCAGCCTCCTAGCTTGTTCGTGTTCGCTTCTTCTTTTCTCCTATATAATCATTCCAGTGTTTGTGAGTGCCTTCATTGATATAACTTTTCTTAACAGTTTTAACCAATTTCGCAAATGAGGCATCACGATTTTAGTTGCCAATTGACTCATGATTTTAGTTGCCAATTGACTTGGTACTTCACTTTTATcttccacatatatatatatatatatatatatatattccattgCATTTTGGGAAATTCtagaatgatatatatatatcttatggtttttttttcccttcactTTGCAGTACCTGGGAAGTGTAAACGGCCTAGATTCAAACTGAATCGATTCATTAAAATATAACACTCTCCgaatcataaattttctttatttacaaGGATCAAGATCGAAAATTTATTTACGAGAAGCATGTCTCGCACCACTTGGACTAGCCCTAGTTGGTATAATATATCTTATCGTTGCAGCAAAAGTCAAATTAACAAACGAGACATGACTAATTTACCTTCATTAATGGTATAAACATTACATTCTTAGTGTGCGTCTCTCGTCAACTCTACATACATGGGAACTATTTGGTGAGAAAGTCGCGTCGTGTTAAACACGCTTACTTTTGGTCAAAACGCAGCTTCTTATCCTACGATTCTATCCAGCCGGCCCTAGGCTCATGACTTTATCAATAAGAGATCAAAGCAGGTTATACTATTGACACGATAATTACGACTAAATCATAATCTTTCGGATAATACTGTCGAAATGAATCAAGAATGGCTGCTAAGTAGCTCTTGGACCTTCGAAAGAGTTACATTTATGTGCGCTCTCTTTCTCTGTGTAGTAGTAGTAATTCAGAAGAACCAATTAGAAGTTGAATAGGGAGGAAGCGTGGGGTGGAGGTGTGGTTGGGCAACGGGGATAAATCATATACGTCACTGTCTGCAAGTCTCGACAATATAAATggaccccccccccccccccccccccatatCCCCATCCCCATacttcatttaattttatcacgttatctatctatctatccatCCATCTATTCAATATTTGACTAAATGATATTGCACCCGGCCTAGCTATTCAAGCTCAAGCTCAACTTATCTGGGTAAATggtgtaattaattaagttgtCGTATGTGTTCCTCAAATGCATGCGTGTGAGACTGATTATCGACTTAGAGACCGACACGATTTAGATTTTACGGATATCCCATACGTCATCCTAATGATTGATAATGTTTAAATATTAACTGATCAATCGATTAATTAATGGTGAAATCATAAATACACATCGATTGGCGGCCTTTGATCGGGGAGATGCGTAATTTTACATATGTGGTTTGAGAGTTTCTAGCATGATACGGAATCATGATAACCACCATATAAGAGCCGTGTGATGTGCGTGATTCTTGCATACAGCACCACATGTAACGACTCCTATGAATGCGTTAGCATGACATGATTTCATGCTAGGAATTGCCGTTAGGTTTTTATCTATGGAGATGTAATGTGTTAAAGAGGGAACGTTTCTCGAGGACTTGGCTTGGGTTAGGGTGTGACCAAAGCCTCAGCTTCTTCTGCCGAAATAAAAGTTTTGCAGACACACTCGTGGATGGGATGAGAGTTTCTGCTCTGCTCCACCGATAGGCCACTACTATTGATTGCAATGCTTTCCTTGGTCCTACCCTCAGAAATTATTTCATACACTCCTTCCAATTAGAGGCAATTCATCAATTCAGTTCATCTCTGTCCTCCTTTAATTTCCATCGGGCCTTCAAATCAGTCGTTTTGGTCTTCTCGCGATCACTTCAAATCGTACCGTCATCATCGTCATCGTCATCATCCATCGACTACATTAAATTTTCCGTTTGacaaaagtttatttcttccATATGTACGGTTAATGAGGGTCAGGTCCATCTAATGTCATTTATTGAACAACCCCCATCCAAGGCCCccacaaatatatatgcatgt
This region includes:
- the LOC116189530 gene encoding AT-hook motif nuclear-localized protein 15 — protein: MANRWWAGNTFHLKEPEFANNPSSPSNNSNNPNSNSSGSFRNHEEDRLDQEPRDSADRDNLEETPGSGGCGGSGGGGSSGRRPRGRPPGSKNKPKPPIVVTKESPNSLRSHILEISSGTDIVESISTFARRRHCGVSVLSGSGVVADVTLRQPAAPGGVVTLQGRFEILSLTGAFLPAPSPPGATGLTVYLAGGQGQVVGGTAVGPLAASGPVMVVAATFGNATYERLPLEDEEAEAGEGMRLEPNSGNNGTSGSHHQGLGRGGGGEHGSMPIYNLHPNLVPNGQIPHEVFWGSPTPPRPPPPSF